In the Gemmatimonadales bacterium genome, ACCTGCATCACCTGCTCGACAGCGTGATCGTTCTGTTCGTTCCCCTCATCAATCCGGATGGTGGCGAGGTACGCCGCCGGACCAATGAGGAAGGGTTCGACATGAACCGCGACTATCTCAAGCTCGAGTCGCAGGAGATCTATGCGCTGGTGACTCAGGTGATGAACGAGTGGACGCCCGATATCCACATCGACACTCATCACGGCGGCGCGGCACCCTACACGCTGACCTGGCAGGGCACCCTCAACCCGGCGGCCGACTCGGCGCTGCGGGCCTATCCCTACACAACCATCTTTCCCGAGATGCGAAAGGCGCTGCAGCTCGAGGGTTACGACGGCTTCGACTATTCGGGGCCGCAGACGCGTGACGGCGTTCGTGGCTGGGGCTCGACGTCGGTCGAGGCGCGGAAACATCACGTCTATACCGGATTGGTCAACTCGATCGGCATGCTGTTCGAGACGCCGTCCAGTACGCACCGGGTCCGCAACGGTGTTGTCGAAGTGGTTCCCGTTGAGGAACGCTACTTCCATCAGGTGCGGGGCCAGGTCATCGGGATGCGGACGGTCCTGGCCCACGCGGCCCGGCATCGGAGCACCGTTCGTTCCCTGACCTCCGCAGCACGAACCCGGGCGGTTCTGGCAGGCGTTTCGCCAACGCCTCGAGATCAGGTGGTCGTCGGGTATGAGTTGGTGTCCCGCGGGTCTGAATCCGTCTGGATGCCGGGCGAGCGGGGCGCGGACAGTCTGCCGACCTATCGGCAGGAGACGGTGCCGGTCTGGTTGCGATACAGCGTGACGCGAACGGTGGCGCGCCCGCGCGGGTATGTGCTGCCGGCATCGATTGCCAAAGTGGTTCCCCTGCTCCTGGATCATGGCATTCAGGTGCACCGCTTCTCGGCGCCCGCCAGTCTCGAGCTCGAAGTGTACGATGCCACCGGGATCCGTCGAGGCCCCTACTTCCAGGGACACTACCTGCGGGAAGTGGCCGGGGTCGAAAAAAAGGTCGAGCGAGTTGAGGTGCCGGTCGGCTGGTACTATGTCAGCACGGCGCAGGCCAAGGGCCGCCTGATTACCTATCTGCTCGAGCCGGAAACAGATGACAACCTGATTACCTGGGGCTACACGGACAACGTTCTGCGGGTAACCCCCACCTCGCGCGAGGAAGCGCTCCGGGAACTGCTGGGCGACGTCGATGCCGGCGCGCTCACTGCGGCGCAACGGACTCAGCTCGAGCGCCGTGCCGACGAGCTGCTCTCGCAGCGGCAGCGGATCCCGATGATGCGGGTGGTGACCGAACAGCCGAAGTCGTTGCTCGAAGTGACTCGCTACGGAGCAGCCGACCGGACGCGATACTGGCAGCCCTAGCGGGTTGAGTGATGCGCGCCGGCGTCGCTCCGAGCGCCGGCGAGAATCGCCTCGACCACGGCTCGGCGGACCGGGGTTACATCGGGAAAGTTGCCGCGCTGGTTGCGCCCGAGATGCTGACGATTGGTCAGCAGGACGATGGAAAGATTGTAGGCCGGCACTCCGAGCACATAGGTCCCGGTAAAGCCGGTATGCGCAAAGCTGCCCTCCGGCGCGTCGTCGGGGGCGTTCCACCCGACCAGATGTCCGAACCGATCCCGAGTGAAAAACAGATCGACTGTCTCACTGCGAAGGTAGCGGCGACCGCCTGACCGGCCGCGAGCCAGCAGCAGTCGCATCAGGACATCCAGGTCCGCTCCGGTCGCGAACAGGCCGGCATGCCCGGCCACCCCGGCGTGGGCGTACCAGGCATTCCCGTCGTTCACCTCTCCCTCGAGCGGGTAACTCCGCCAGCCGTTCCACGCCGTCGGGTCCTCCCGATACCGATAGCCAAAGGTCGAATCGTAGACCATCTGACGCTCGTAGCCGTTGCCGGTTTCGGTCGTCGCGAACGCGACGTTCCGCCGCTCCGGCCGGAAGCTCGTGCTGCGGAGGCCGAGCGGGCCGTAGAATTCGCGGTGCAGCAGGCTCGGCAGCGTCTCGCCGGCGACCTGCTCGATGAGATAGCCGAGCAGCATGAATCCCAGGTCGCTGTAGCGACGCTCCGCGCCGACACCCGTTCCGAGAGGCATCGATCGGATCAGATCGTAGGTCTGGCGAGGCGTCGCGGCGTGATAGTAGAGCGGTTGCCACTGGAGCAGACCGGAGCTGTGGGCCAGCAGGTGCCGAACCGTGATGCTATCCAGGTGGGGCCCGCGAAAGTCGCGCAGGTAGCGGTGGACGGGTGCATCCAGGTCAACCGTGCCTCGATCGACCAGCAGCATGACCGCGAGTGTTGTCGCCAGAGCCTTGGTGACGGACGCGACGTCGAACACGGTATGGGTCTGCATCGGCACCGGGGTGACGAGTCGCCGCCCCATCGAGTCGGTCAGCCGGGCGTAGCCGTAGGCGCGTTCCGTGATGAGGCGCCCGTCCCTCGACACCACCAGGACGGCCCCGGCCGTGCTCACCCCCATCGCGGCTGTGAGAACCGAGTCCGCAGCAGCTATCCCCCGGTCGATGCCGCTGGCCGAGGAGGGGGGCGACCCGACTGGTTGCCCGGTGGCACATCCCCAGCCGGCCGCGATCGCGACCAAGAGGGCTGAGGCCATCCCGGTTGGACGAATGCCGGTTCGCATGGTGAGGCAAAACATAGGGTGGTGCGTCTCCCACTGCAGCGACCACGGACAAGAAAGCCGACCGCCTGACTCGGTGTTGAGGGCGAGTTCCAGCCCTTGCGTTCGCCATCAGGAGCGAGAGCTTGATGGGAGCAGCACCTGTCACCCTGAGGGAGGAATGAACCATGGCCAAGACGGTGTCATCGCAGCGAGTCACCAGCCCGAAGGGCCGGCGCAAGGCGCCGCTTGCTACACCCACCGATTTGAGCGAGGCTGCGACCAGAGACATTAGTGGGGCGCTCAATCGGCTGCTGGCCGACATCTTCGCGCTCTACGTGAAGGTCAAGAACTACCACTGGCACATGAGCGGGCCATCGTTCCGCGACTATCATGAGCTGCTCGATGAGCACGCCGCGGAGCTGCTCGCGATAATCGACCCGATGGCTGAACGCGTCCGCAAGCTGGGCGGCGACACGCTCAAATCAGTGGGCCAGATAGCTCGGATGCAGCGGATTCTCGATAACGATGCCGACTATGTCGCACCGCACGAGATGCTCGCTGAACTGTGCGAGGATAACAGGGCACTGACCGCGCGAATGCGGGAAGCCCACGACATCTGCGACGAGTATGGCGATCTCGCGGGGGCGAGTCTGCTCGAGAACTGGATCGATGAGGCAGAGAAGCGCGTCTGGTTCCTGTTCGAGATCACTCGGCGCAGGTGAAGTCCGTCCGGCCGTGCCAGGCTCCGCAGGTTCCCTCAGCTGCGGAGCCTCGGCGTGCTACCGGGGGTCGCGCTTGAGCGCGGCGTAGTAGGACAGCGCGAACAGATTGGGTGCCATGGCCGAAACCCAGCCGCTCAGGGCGCCATCGTGGAGTCGGAGGTCGAGCATCACGTTGTGGGGCACCCGTGACGCATCAGGGGTGGGCACCGTGGCGTCGAAGGTGCCGGTCAGCCGGCCGTTCTGCAGTCGGACCCGCTCGACCTCCGCTGCGGTACCCGCTCCGATGGACGCACGGGTGACACCGTCGGCCCCGAGTGTGACACTGAGCGGAATGCTGCCCTGCCAAGTCGTGATGGTGCCGCTCCACCGACCCGTCAGCTCCGCACCTGGCGTGAATCGGGGTGTCGCCGTCGAGTCCGCTCGGGCTGCCCGAAGCCGTTCGGCGTAGCGCGGCATCATCGCCGCCGCGACTTCGGAGGCAAGCCGGGCAGCCGTACTGCCTTCCGCGGCATTGATCAACACGACCACCACGGTCTTGGACTCCGGATAAATCCGAAGCGAGGTGGCCACGCCGGGCATACCACCTGAATGCCCTTGGGCGAGGTAGCCATAGTCGTCCTCAAAGGTTTGCCAACCCACGCCGTACCCAACACGCTCGGCGCGACGAGAGGTCGGGCGCAGCATTTCTTCGCGGGCCTCCGTCGTGAGAATCTGCCGCTGGCCCGGCGCCGTGATGCCAAGGTGATAGATGCCATAGCGGGCCAGGTCGCGGGCACTGGCGTACACGGCCGAGGCGCCCCGATGGTCGAAATCGTACCAGGGAATCGGATTCTGATCGGCGTCATAGCGGGTGGCGACCGAATCGCCGGTAATCGGAGCAGTGACCACTGCCATGCGGGTCAGGCCGAGGGGGGTGAACACCTCGTCGCGCAGGAAGGCGTCGTACGACCTTCCCGAGACTCGCTCGATGATTCGCTCGAGCACGCCGTAGCCGAGGTTCGAATAGGTGAACTGGGTGCCCGGAGGCGCAGCGAGAAAGCCATAGCGACGGATCGCCTCGTCCATGGTTGGGCGTGCCGGTGACCGGTCGTGGTAGAAGAACTGGTAGTGCAGCGGCAGCCCTGAAGTGTGCTCGGCCACTCGGCGTACTGTCGCGTCGACCGTGCGTCCTTCGCGCGCTGTCAGCGGGGCGTCTTTGAGGTAATCGTTGGCGGGCGCGTCGAGGTTGACCTTGCCCTGCTGCACCAGCACCATCAGTCCTGTGCCGGTTACTGGTTTCGAGATTGATGCCAGCGAATACATCGTCGTGGGCGTTGCCGCGACCTTGCGCTCTCGATCGGCCCAGCCGAATCCTTCCTCCCAGACGATCTTGCCGTCACGAGCCGCGGCAATTGCCACCGAAGGAATCTTGCGTTCGGCCATGACTCGGCGCACCGATGCGCGGACCGAGTCGAACGGGTCCGGTCGAGGCTGGATCGGCGCGGCGGAAGCGGTCGAGGCGCTCGCAGCAACGATGGCGCCGAATCCGATCAGGCGACGAAGGGACGTGATCATTGGCAGGACTCCGCGGTCAGGGCGATGGGGCGGACGATACCCTAGAGGCGGGATGCGTGACAAGTCGCAGACGAGGGCAGGTCTATCCCGACGCCCCTGTGGCGGCTGCCTCATCGCGGGGAAGGATCAGCAGAATCCGAAGATCGATTAGTCCATGAACCACGATCGGTATCCAGATGCTGCCGGTCACGATGAAGAGTGCAGTGAAGACAAGGCGCGGAGTCGGCGCGTCTCGATCCGATCCCAGATCGGAAAGATCACGATCAGAAACAATGCGACGATGTGGTGGACGGTATCCGTCATGGCTGCCCTCACGTTACGGCCACCGCGGTGGTTCAGCAAGGCGATCGTTGCCCACTCGCGATCGGATGACGGCCAGTTATTATCCGATGCAGTCTGTCGGCACGTGCGTTCACGTCCCGGCACCCGCCGCATCCTCTGAATCGGATCCTGACATGCGAACTCCTCTTCTGCTGCTCCTGGCCCCGCTCGTGGCATGTGCTCCATCGTCCCCGTCCTCGTCGGGGTCGTCTGGTGCTCCGTGGAACCTCGAGACCGTTCGGGCTGACACGACCGACGGCATCAGGATCCTGGTGCTGCACGACATGGAAGGCCTCTCGGGCCAGACCGATCCCGGATCGTTCCGTTTCGGGCATCCGCTCTACCCGACGGGTCAGGAGATGCTGGCTGCCGATGTCAACGCCGTTGTCGCCGGACTCTATGCGGGCGGGGCAACCGAAGTGTTCGTGGTCGACGGCCATGGCAGTGGCAACGCCGATCCGGATCTCCGGCGCGATCTGCTCGACCCGAGAGTCCAGCAGATCATGAAGGATGCGCCGTTCGACGCGTACTTCGACCTGGTGACGCCCAAGGCATACGATGCCGTTGCCGTCGTCGGGATGCACTCCAAGACGGGCAGCCGCGGCTTTGCGGCGCATACCTTCACGTTAGGCATCGGGATCCTGATCAACGGACAGCCGATTACCGAGACGGAGCTCGTTGCTCTGTCGTGGGGTCGGCAGGGCATTCCGGTGATCTTTGCCTCCGGCGATGACCGCCTGGCAGACGATCTCAAGACCATGCCGTGGATCGAGTACGTCACCGTCAAGACGGCCACCGCCGCCGACAGCGCCGACCCTCGCCCCGTTGAAGAGGCTCGGGCCGACCTGACCGCGCATGCCCAGAAGGCGGTCGAGAATCTCAGGGTGGGGAAGGCGCAGGCCATGCGAGTCCCCGGGAAGCTTCGTGCTGGCCTCAAGGCGGTTCCACCCGCGAGCCTCGCGATGTTCGACGGGATTCCCGGTATCCCGTACTCCGACAGCACCTTGTTCTTCGAAGCAGACTCGCTCCGCCATGCCTACGATATCCTGGTCCAGCTGATCGGTGTCGCAACCAGCGGTTCTACCGCACCGCTGACGCGCGCACTCGCCGCCGACTCTGCCGGCGCGCGTCTGCTCCGCGACCACAACGTCAGGCGCCGACTCACCTGGTTCGACTACGAATCGGGACGGTGGCAGCCAACGCCGCCGCCTCCCGGCATTACCGAAGTACGACGGGGCCACGGGTACCGCTGAACTCGTTGCTCTGCCTGGCAAGTGACTGTCGCCATCGACCGGTCGGTCGCCGCCATGGCTGACTCTCCCGATCCGATCGCGTTGCTGCGCGATCTGATCCGGATCGACTCGGTCAATCCGGATCTGGTGCCGGGAGCAGCCGGAGAGTCCGGGATGGCGGCGTGGTGCGGGGAGTGGCTGACCCGCCATGGATTCGAGGTGCACTGGCTCGAGGGCCGTCCCGGGCGCCCCTCGGTCGTTGGGATTCGACGAGGTACCGGTGGCGGTCGTTCGCTGCTGCTCAACGGTCATACCGATACGGTTTCGGTAGCCGGCTATGATGGCGATCCCTTCGATCCGGTCGAGCGCGATGGCCGGCTCTATGGCCGCGGCGCGTTCGATATGAAAAGCGGCCTGGCTGCCGCGATGGTCGCTGCGGCGCGCGCTGCCAGCTCACCGCTGGCCGGCGACGTCATGGTCGCCTGCGTGGCTGACGAAGAGTTTGGCAGCATCGGTACCGAAGAGGTCGTGGCCCGTTTCTCGGCCGATGCGGCAATCGTCGCGGAGCCAACTCAGCTTGGTGTGACAGTGGCCCATCGTGGCTTTGCCTGGTTCGAGGTCGTGCTGAGCGGTCGTGCCGCCCATGGTTCGATGCCGGAGCAGGGCATCGATACCATCGCGCACGCCACCCGAGTCCTGGCGGCCATCGAGGCGCTGCGAACGCGCCTGCAGGCGGCTCCACGTCACCCGCTCCTGGGGCACAGTGCGGTTCGGGTCTCGATGATTCGCGGCGGTGAGGATGCCGCCACGGTTGCTGCGGAATGCCGGCTGACTCTCGAGCGGCGTATGCTTCCGGGCGAGACGGTCGGGAGCGTCGAGGTGGAGCTGAGACGAGTGCTCGGCGAGCTCGCGGCTCAGGATGCCGAACTCCGCTGGACGCTGACACGGCTGGTGGGGCGGGATGCCTTCGAGGCGGATCCGGAGTGGCCCCTCGTGGCGACGGTGATGCGCCAGGCGCGGCGCGTGCTTGGTACGGACCCGGTCGTGCGCGGTGATCCGTACTGGACCGACGCAGGTCTCACCCACGGTGCCGGAATGCAGAGCCTGCTCGTCGGTGTCATCGGGGGCGGCGCGCACGCGGCAACCGAGTGGGTGGATATTGCGTCGGTGTACCGGCTGACGGACCTCCTGTCGGGGGTCATCGCCGAGTACTGCGGGTGACCGTCGCCGTCCGCTGAGGCTACGATGGAAGCGTTGCTCGGGTCCGAAGTTGCCCAGCTCTGGGCTCTGTTCGCGGCCAGCTTCCTGGCGGCCACACTCCTGCCTGGCGGGTCCGAACCCGCCTTGTTCGCTCTGCTCCGGTTCAATCCCGAGATTCTCTGGCCCGCGCTGGCGGTTGCAACCGTCGGCAACACGCTTGGCGGATTGACGTCCTATGCGATAGGTCGGCTTCTGCCGGAGCGGACGACGCGGCGGGAAGTCGAGTGGGCCAAGCGGCACGGGGCGCCTGTCCTGCTGTTTGCCTGGGCGCCGATCGTCGGTGACGCGCTCTGTGTTGCTGCGGGATGGCTTCGACTGCCGCTGCTGAGTTCGACGCTCTACATGGGGGTCGGCAAGTTTGCTCGCTATTGGATCATTGCGCAGGCAGCAGTCTGAGGCGACGGGGCGGTGACTCACCGCCCCGGTTGAAACCTACCGTTGTCCGGCTTGCCCCTTGCCCAGTTCGGGAGCCAGTCGCGTTACCATTGCCACGAAGTCCATGAACCCGTCAGTGGCCTGATTGTAGCGATCCGAGCTGCGGATTTGCCGCACGGCGACCACCCGCTGGCTCGGTACCACGACGATATACTGGCCGAGGTATCCATCCGCGTAGAAGGCGGCGGGCGTTCCGATCGTCCAGTCGAGGATCGAAGTACTCCAGTCGGCTCCAAGGCCCGATACGAGCACCGAGTCGGCGGCAGGCGGCGGGCCTCCGATCAGGTTCCAGATCGCCAGGCGCGCCTCGGTCCGGGAACCGTACTCTTTGCCTGACAGCGGGGCGAGCTTCCGGAGCACGGCCTGCCGGTCCGGAGAGTCGCTGCGGCTTGCTGCCGGCAGCTTGATGCGCACACTCTGAGTGTCCGGCTGAATCCACCAGAGCAAACCGACCAGCCGATAGTGCTCCTGGCTCTGGGTCAGCATGGCGTCGACGTAATCCGCCGGAATCAGCTGCTTGCCATCCCAACGGCCGCGGTCGAGCACCAGTCGCCCCAGCTTGGCGGCGTCTCGTGCCTTGAGCTGGAGTCCCGCCATTCCATGCGGCTTGCCGCTGCGGTCGAAATACCACTGATACTCGGAGATGCCCAGGGGCTGAAACAGCTTCTCGACCATGTACAGATCCATCCGCTGTCCGCTGGCCTTCTCGATCACGCCGGCCAGCAGATTGGTCGCCTTGTTGTTGTATGCGAACTTGGCTCCGGGTGGGTCGGTCAGTTCCGCGGCAAGCGCCAGCTGGATCCCGTCCGGCGCCGGGTAGATTTCGGCGCCGGCGTTGGGAATGTTCTGCAGACCCGACGTGTGATTGAGCAGGTGCTTGATCGTGACCGCCTGCTTCCTGCCTTGCTTCCATTCAGGAAAGAGCGTGTGCACCGGCTGGTCGATCGAGCTCAGCTTGCCTTCTTCGAGCAGGCGACCGATGGCAAGGGCCACCACCGACTTGGCGGCGGACATCAGTTCGATGGTTCGAGGCTCGCCGGAAAAGGTGGTGTCGATCAGTTCGACGCCGTCCTTCCAGAGGTAGAGTGCATCGGTGTGCGAAGCCTTGGCGGCTTCGACGATTCGCGTCACCGCAGGCGACTGAGCCGATCCAGTCGTGGTAACGCCCAAGCCGAGGCAAAGGAGAGCGATGGATCCGTGAGAGGGTCGCATAATCCGGAAGTTAGTGGTTGGGGCCAATCTACATTAGACACCGCCCCGGGGCATAGCGTTGGAAACGGACGGTGGCCTTGGCCGTGCAGGTCTGGCCTCACCGGAGCGCATTCGGGCTCGAACGGTGTCCCTGGCATCGCGATATTCGATGGTCGTCAGATTATCCCTGCCGAGCGTTTGCTCAGCTAGCTGGGCTGCCAGGTCGAGCTGTTCGACGGCGGCTGGCAGCGCTCCGGCGCGTGCCAGCGCCTGGCCGTAGGCGCCACGTGCGTAGGCAACCTGGTAGTGGCTCGTTCCCAGCAGTTTCTCGCGAAGCGCGATACATTCCTGGAACAGCCGAAGCGCCTCATCATGACTGGTGCCAAGCCGGCTCAGTTCTCGAGCGAGGTTGAACAGACTGAACGAGACGTCGATGTGGTCTGGGCCAAAGACCCGGCGTCGCGATTCCAGCAAGCGGCGATGGATGGCGATGGCCGAATCGGCGTGTCCGATCTGTCTCAGGCCCAGTGCAAGAGATTCGTAGAGATTGAACAATACCGGATCATCTCCATCCGTCGCTCGCTCTGCAGTGGCCACCGCCTCGCGGAACAGGGCGACAGACTCCTCGCCCTTCCCCTGGTCTCCGGTGAGGCTGCCGAGGTGGCGGAGGATCTCGGCCGCGGCCAGATGGTCTACTTGCTTGGCCTGGCGGAGGAGGGCCAAGGCCCGGTCAAAGTGCCGCCTTGCAACTCCGGAGGTGTCCTCAGGATCGAATGATACGCTAACCATGCCAATCCGCTGGTAGACCGGAGCGAGTTCCGGGGCATTCGGCCCGAGTTCGCCCTCGCGGAGGGCCGCCACCTGGCGCATCAGGCCCAGGCCCTCCTCGAGGCGGCCCATGGTAAGCCAGATGCGAGCCTGCCACTCGACGGCCTCGGCGATGCGCAGCGAGTCGGCTGGTACCGCCTGGCGACGGCCTTCCACCGCTCGGCCCAGGATGGTGTCCGCCGTTGCAAGCATGCCCACGAAGGCGTAGGCGCGTCCGATTGCCAGTTCCATGTCCGACCGTGCGCTGGGGTCGTCCGCCAGATCGCGGCGGACCCGGTTTGCGGCGTTGTCGAGTAGCTCGCGTGCGGTCACCGTGCGGCCGCGTGTCTCGCTCGGGTTGGAGGCTCGGAATACACTCATCAGAAACTCGGTGATGCGATTGGCGCGCGCTTGCTCCGCTCGAGCCGCGGCGAGGGCATCACCGCGGCGACTCGATTCGCGAGCGGTCAAGGCGGTAGCACCGATCAGTGTGATGACAATCGCAGCGGCCGCACCGACGCCGATCCGGTTACGGCTCACGAAGCGCTGGATCCGATAGCCGGCGGTGTCAGGTCGTGCGAGCACCGGCCATCCACCGAGGAAGCGCGTCACGTCCTCGCCCATCTGCCCGGCGGAGGCATAGCGGCGATCCGGCTCCTTCCGGAGTGCCTTCATGACGATCTGGTCCAGGTCGCCGGCAACGGGCCGCACGGTGCTGGGCGGTCGCGGAGGCGTTTCGCAAACCGCGCGGGGCAGGTCTGCGGCGGCCACGTCGCGGAACGGGCGCGTTCCCGTCAGCAGCTCGTACAACAGCACGCCGAGTGCATATACGTCGGTCGCGGTCGTGACCTGGTTGCCGAGGAACTGCTCCGGAGCGGCGTGCTCGGGCGTAAGCAGGAGAAGGTCGCCGGTAGTCGAGTCGGTGGCCCCAGTGTCCAGCAGCTTGGCAATACCGAAATCGAGCAGTCTGGGTTGCCCTTCGTCGGTCACCAGAATGTTCGACGGCTTGAGGTCGCGGTGCACGATCAGGTTCGCGTGGGCGAACTGGACCGCATCACAGACTTTGACAAAGAGGCGGAGCCGTTCGACCACGGGCAGGGCGTGGGTATCGGCCCATCGCGTGATCGGCTGACCTTTGACGTACTGCATCGCGAGGTAGGGCTGGCCGCCCGGGGTAATGCCACCATCGAGCAGGGTGGCAATACCGGGGTGTTCCAGGCGGGCCATGATCCGCCGTTCCTGCAGGAACCGGCTCACCATTGCCGCCGTTGTCCGCTCCGGCCGGACCACCTTGATGGCGGCCTCCTGGTGGTACTGACCATCTGCCCGCACGGCCCGGAAGACCTCACCCATGCCGCCGCGCCCGACCAGCGCCTCGAGCCGCCAGGGGCCGATCTGCGACCCGACCGTCAGGGCGGGGGCACTTCGACTCGAGGGCAGGAGATCGAGAAGATCGTCCCCGCCCGCCCCGGATTCGTGGGCAGCAAGCATGGCCTCCAGTTCTAGGCGCAATTGCCCGTTGCCCTCACATGCGGCGTCGAGATAGTTGGCCCGATCGGCCGCTGGCAGCTCGACCGCCTTGAGAAACAGCTCGCCCAGTTGTTCCCAGGTTCCCGATTGCATTGGCGTCTCGCGGGTGTAAACGGTCGGAGCCGAGAATCTACCGCCATCTTGCAGAGGCGTCAGTCGCCGGCTAATCTGGTCATTGGGCCCGATGACCGAGTCCTCATCCCTTTCCGTAACGACCTGTCTGCTCCGACTGCGCGACGGCGATGCCGGGGCGCTCGATCAGTTGCTGCCGCTCGTTTATGACGAGCTCCGCGCCTTGGCTGGCGCTCAGCTTCGGAACGAGCGCACCGGGCATACGCTCGGTGCGACAGCCCTGGTGCACGAAGCCTATCTTCGGCTCGCCGAGCGGGACCGCCTCGCCGCCAAGGATCGCAGTCACTTCTTTGCCCTGGCCGCACAGTCGATGCGACGGGTCTTGATTGATCATGCCCGCTCCCGGAAGCGGCAGAAGCGCGGGCGGGGGAAGGACGCGCTTCCGCTCGAGGCAGTCGAGCATCTGGTCGGCGAGCAGGCGGCGGATGAGCTTATTGCGCTCGACGAGGCGCTGACGCGATTGGCCGCAGTGAGCCCCCGGGCCGCAACGGTCGTGGAGCGGCGCTTCTTTGCCGGCCTCACTCTGGAGGAAACGGCCGAGACCCTCGACCTGTCGCTCAAGACCGTTCAGCGGGACTGGATCGTGGCCCGGGCCTGGCTTCGGAAGGAGATCGGAGACGCCACCGGACTGCAGGATTGATCGGCTAGTCCAGGCCTTGTCCACTTTGCCCGGCCGGTGTCGCCGTGAGAGCAACCCTCACATTGCGAGCCGGCCATGTCTTCCCCGCGTTTCCGGGCAATTCCGCTCGTCCTGTTGCTTGCCGCCGCCTGTGCGGACCAGGAGCTGACCTTCCCCGATCGTCCCCCAACCGGCGGCCAACCTGGCTCAGGCACCAATGTTCCCGGCTTCTACTGGCTGCCGCCCATGGTCAAAGCTCCCGCCGGGTTCACCGGGTCGTTCGACCCTGGGCGGCACCCCGTGGCTCGAGTCGTTTGCGTCAAGGCAACCGGCACTGGCTGTCCCGTTCTCGCGACCTTCGATGCGAGCACGGCTCCGCCGGGTCGACTGACGGTCGACCTCAAAGAGGAAAGCTATTCTGCCGTGTGGCTGGCCACCGGAGGGTTGCTGTCGGGCTCCGGGCGCTATCGCCTGATCGTCGAGGAGAACGGTACACTGCTGGGTATGGCCGCCCTCCGTGTGGTCGGAACCCAAGCCGATGTCAGGACCGTTCCGGCCGACGAGATAGCTCTGGTGCGCGGGAAGCCCTTCGTGATCAAGTTCCGGTTGGAGAAGGAGGATGACACCGATCCCGACCCGGAACC is a window encoding:
- a CDS encoding sigma-70 family RNA polymerase sigma factor, which produces MTESSSLSVTTCLLRLRDGDAGALDQLLPLVYDELRALAGAQLRNERTGHTLGATALVHEAYLRLAERDRLAAKDRSHFFALAAQSMRRVLIDHARSRKRQKRGRGKDALPLEAVEHLVGEQAADELIALDEALTRLAAVSPRAATVVERRFFAGLTLEETAETLDLSLKTVQRDWIVARAWLRKEIGDATGLQD
- a CDS encoding serine/threonine protein kinase yields the protein MQSGTWEQLGELFLKAVELPAADRANYLDAACEGNGQLRLELEAMLAAHESGAGGDDLLDLLPSSRSAPALTVGSQIGPWRLEALVGRGGMGEVFRAVRADGQYHQEAAIKVVRPERTTAAMVSRFLQERRIMARLEHPGIATLLDGGITPGGQPYLAMQYVKGQPITRWADTHALPVVERLRLFVKVCDAVQFAHANLIVHRDLKPSNILVTDEGQPRLLDFGIAKLLDTGATDSTTGDLLLLTPEHAAPEQFLGNQVTTATDVYALGVLLYELLTGTRPFRDVAAADLPRAVCETPPRPPSTVRPVAGDLDQIVMKALRKEPDRRYASAGQMGEDVTRFLGGWPVLARPDTAGYRIQRFVSRNRIGVGAAAAIVITLIGATALTARESSRRGDALAAARAEQARANRITEFLMSVFRASNPSETRGRTVTARELLDNAANRVRRDLADDPSARSDMELAIGRAYAFVGMLATADTILGRAVEGRRQAVPADSLRIAEAVEWQARIWLTMGRLEEGLGLMRQVAALREGELGPNAPELAPVYQRIGMVSVSFDPEDTSGVARRHFDRALALLRQAKQVDHLAAAEILRHLGSLTGDQGKGEESVALFREAVATAERATDGDDPVLFNLYESLALGLRQIGHADSAIAIHRRLLESRRRVFGPDHIDVSFSLFNLARELSRLGTSHDEALRLFQECIALREKLLGTSHYQVAYARGAYGQALARAGALPAAVEQLDLAAQLAEQTLGRDNLTTIEYRDARDTVRARMRSGEARPARPRPPSVSNAMPRGGV
- a CDS encoding serine hydrolase; translated protein: MTRIVEAAKASHTDALYLWKDGVELIDTTFSGEPRTIELMSAAKSVVALAIGRLLEEGKLSSIDQPVHTLFPEWKQGRKQAVTIKHLLNHTSGLQNIPNAGAEIYPAPDGIQLALAAELTDPPGAKFAYNNKATNLLAGVIEKASGQRMDLYMVEKLFQPLGISEYQWYFDRSGKPHGMAGLQLKARDAAKLGRLVLDRGRWDGKQLIPADYVDAMLTQSQEHYRLVGLLWWIQPDTQSVRIKLPAASRSDSPDRQAVLRKLAPLSGKEYGSRTEARLAIWNLIGGPPPAADSVLVSGLGADWSTSILDWTIGTPAAFYADGYLGQYIVVVPSQRVVAVRQIRSSDRYNQATDGFMDFVAMVTRLAPELGKGQAGQR